Within the Phaseolus vulgaris cultivar G19833 chromosome 9, P. vulgaris v2.0, whole genome shotgun sequence genome, the region ATACAAAGGATCAGAAACCCCAAAGCTGAAAAAGATGCTTACAATGAATGGAACTACAGCAAGTTCAGGCTATGGCAGTTAACAGATTATGACAAGATAATATTCATTGATGCAGATTTGCTCATACTAAGAAATATAGATTTCCTATTTGGAATGCCAGAAATCACCGCCACTGGAAACAATGCCACTCTCTTCAACTCCGGTGTCATGGTGGTTGAGCCATCAAATTGCACATTCCAGCTCCTGATGAATCACATAAACGAGATAGAGTCCTACAATGGAGGGGACCAAGGATATTTGAATGAAATATTTACTTGGTGGCACAGGATACCAAGACACATGAACTTCTTGAAGCATTTTTGGATTGGTGATGAGGAAGAGAAGAAACAGATGAAAACTTTATTGTTTGGCGCAGAGCCTCCAATTTTGTACGTCCTGCACTATCTAGGTGTGAAGCCATGGTTATGCTTCCGGGACTATGATTGCAACTGGAATGCTGATATCTTTCATGAATTTGCAAGTGATGTTGCACATGCAAAGTGGTGGAAGGTGCATGATGCAATGCCTGAGCTTTTGCAGCAGTTTTGTCTCCTGAAATCAAAGCAGAAGGCACAGTTGGAGTGGGATCGTAGGCAGGCTGAAATAGCAAATTACACGGATGGGCATTGGCGAATAAAAGTTAAAGATAGACGCTTGAAGAAATGTATAGATAATTTATGCAACTGGAAAACCATGTTGCGGCACTGGGGTGAGACAAATTGGACGGATGATGAGTTTTATACTCCAACACCACCTACCATTACCAAAACATCTCTTTCGGCTTTATGAGTTCTCTTCTCAGTTGCCCTTTATAATTTCCTCGCATGTGTTAATTTCCTAGTGTTAGGAAGAAGGGATGACGGAAACATTTTTCCTCATACATATTTTTTCATGCATAAAAATGATGTATTCTCATTCTGATCATTTAGTGAAAGATTTCTCCACGAATCAGTTTTACAGGAATTTACCTACATGAATCAAACAAGAATCTAGTAATATAGACAACAGCTCTAAGATGGATACATAATCGTGAGATATGCATGAGTAACCAATGTTTTCATGTTTGAAAAGTACGAGCGCAAAAAATGAAGGATAGTACAGAGATCCGGACAAAAGAACATTTTTTAGGAATCATATAACTCACACAAACAGCTTAGATTGGTATAATTTATACTGTAGCTTCACTGAAATTTCTGCAGACCTGCATCCCAGTGCAGCCACCTTACTCGAATGCAAGTCTTTCTAACTGTAACAAGCATTATTCTTTGGTTTGAAGATGCATACCTAGTCATTTCCTAATCATAAAGCAGTCATTGGTTCATATATTAGAGAACTTATATATTTCAAAGAGTGAGTTAGTTACTGTTTTGCAAACATTAGTTGTCCCTTTCTTTTATGTTCTGTGACCGCTCGCTAATAGTCTTGATTGTATATCAGTAGGACATCTTTGTATGCTTTGAGGATTAGTGAATCCTGCTTCATTCTGAACGTAACAAGATTCATTCTCTCTATTCTTGGTTATTGATCTCAGCATATGATTATTGATTTTTCAATTCAATGTTAATCTTTAGCAGTTTTCATCTTGGTTTTATTTGATACCTCTTCTTACATCATAGTCGGGGGATTCTTCATTCTTCTGTAACCTACAATAGACAACCAATTTCGTGACAAATTCAGGTTGATAAATCatgggttaaatatgttttttcgttaaatatgttttttggTTCTAATATTATAACACTCAATTGGTTTTCGTCCTAATATTATAATACgaaattgattttcatttttgtcCAAATTTTAGACCATACAAATACTTGTATGAAAATGATTAGATTGAATTTTTCTGTACGCGAAATTGATTCAATTTGAAGTTTATTTCCATACTACAAACACCTGAATGATGTCTAAAGTTTGAATCAAAGCAAAAACTAATTTCGTGTTATAATATATAGACTACAAACATATTTAACCCGATAAATTATTAGTGAGTTTTCCTAAAATGTACACTTGGttgatttatttgtttttgtcaACTAATCCTAAGTTAAACCAAACAGTAAGTCGCATTAGTTAATAAGGTTTAGTAACAAAACCTATGCTGTCATTTTAGCTATATAAAGACAATaagattttactttttttaagtgGAGAACTAAATTGAAGGCTCATTCCATAGATGCACAATGACATCCAAAATGTAATCTAATCATCGTGTCAGTCAATGAAAGGTGGACAAGTGAATTGCTTTCAAAACGTCTCAAGACCTTTCGGCAGAATGTGACTGCCTCCTACATTTGTTCAACTCCATTAAAAAGTATATCATGTCGGCAGGTAGATCTAActataacattaaaaatttcACATGGTATGCAAGCAAACGATTCTTAGGGCACCAAGTGGTCTATGGACACTGGTTGACCACATGCACATTTAAGTGCAAACACTTTCATGTTAGTCCATCGTCTTAATGTGAATATGGGGACCGCATAAAATGGAATCAAATAATTAACTTCTTTGAAAAAAGGGGTATGGTTCATATTCAAAAAGAAATCATAGCCATTTTCTTATGTAGCTAACGTGCTGGAAAAGCTTTTGAGTGATGAGGTCTTGTACTCCTAAAAGCTCTGTAAATTggtgaagatcaaagattataGTGACCTTTTTGGAATGTCCCAATAGAAAATTTTATAACAACCTTCTATTAGACAATATATAATTGGAAATAAATATCACTTTACTAAATAAGTTTTACGAGAATagcttatttttttcaaaataattatcaGAATAAATGCGAAAAAATCATTTCCCATATCATTTTCCTACGACTTTAGGAAAATGAATTTTAGTCCAACAACTCATTAGAGTGAGTGTTAACTCCAACTCATCTAAAAAATAGATTTAGTGAACAAAAGTTTACCCCAATtctataattatatttctaattatgtGAAATCTGCAacatcattaaaataaataaaatataaatatattcaatTAAGGGTGTACACAATGAGTAGGATCGAGTATGAACCATAAGtggatgagaaaaaaaatcccCACTTACTAAGATGATCCCTCCTCCCATTCCTCAATACATGGTCAGTCCTAGGACGGCCTACTGACTGAAATGATGATACCAATCATCTCCTTGAATGAAATTCTGATATGAGTAAGAGAATACGTGCTCGGCTGGGACCTGGTTACTCCAGGGCACCCTCTGAGTCAGATTTGAACCAGGTCCTGAGTTCTCAAATTCCCCATAATAAAGCGTGTTCAAAGCAAAATCCCCCGTCCATGGCATCCATCCCTCTGGTGTGATAAGGGTTTCAAAGAATGTATGTATGAAAACTGTTCTAGAATACTCCTTCCATGGCCTCCCCAGATAGTTTTTGTGAACTTGAGGTTTGCTATAATACAATGCCATGTATTCCTCGGTACCATTAACCAAACAGTTCTGGAAAACAAATCCTGTTGACTGAGCAGGGTCTGTCCTACCGTGTGCAGTAACAGCATTGTTCTCACCCTTCTCTGGTCTGTCTTGCCGGGGCCGGACTAGGATTTCACAGTCTTGGAAGATTGCTGCCGAGTTCCCAAAGATGAAGTCCACGTTGCCTAGTATGCGGCAAGATTTATAAAATTGGCGCAGGGAATGAGCATAGAGAGTATCTTGGTTGCCTATGAATTCACAGTTTTCGATGACAGAAAGATCACTGTCTGATCTGAAGGCCACTGCTTGGTGAGCATTAGCACCAGCCGTGTTCTCAATCGTGAGATCCTTTGCCATAAATCCATCCCCAGCAACCCCTGccatattaaataattaactcATTAACAAATCTTCCCCCCTTGCATGTCAATGTAATCCCAAATCTTCATACTAGTTTCCAAAAGTAGTTAAAAACTTGCACTTTATAACCCAATAGTTACTGGCATAGTCATATCCTACTTGATGTTGAAGCAAGCAAGTGCTATTTTTTTATGAACTTAGGATAGGGAAAAAACATTAGCATAGTTCCTTATGCTCTGTAATCAGATAAGTATTTTATGGCAATAATCTATATCTATTTTTAAtacaaacttttattaaatagattagtaaagaaaaattctaatttattgaaaaacaaTTCTGAAAGTACATGACGAACTGCGTCTAAATTATGTCCTGTACTCGTATCTCTAGATTAAGAGTAAAAATTCCATATTCGTTTAAGAAGTTCTTTTTTGTTattccataaacgaatcactaACAACTGAAAATATCGCTAAATTTTCATGCCACAGAATTTGTATCCATTATCATCAAGTGTTACAGAACTTGGCTATAAAACTTTTCAAATAACTTTTAGTTTTGTTCTCCCGTCAAAAATTGGAAGTTGACATCAATGATTGATATCAATATTTCAGGCGAGTTTTTAAAGTAAAGTGAAAATGcagttaatattaaaaaaacaggAAACTCAAAAAGCATACATAAAAAAAAGCATGAAAACCTTAAAGACAGAAAAGAAAGAAACTGACCAACGGTGGCAGAGCTGTAAGTGGTGATGCCGGGCTGGGCCACGTTAGCAGATCCCGTGATCACAGTCCTACCCATGCCATCCCCCAAGAACACCACATTCTTCTTCCTGTACGGAACCCTCACCTTCTCTTCATAAACCCCTTCCTTTATATATATCACAAACCTCCCTTCCGCATTATCCGGCGCCGCGTTAACCGCCGCCTGCACCGTCTTGTAACAGTCCCCACCCTTACACACCACAGCGTCCGCCTTCAAATTCTCCGCTATCTTGGGTAGCGCCCCGAGTCCCGGAGTCCCGGAGGGCTCCCAGAAGCCGTCGCGCTCCGTCATTGGCGGCCTCCACGATGCGGTGTCGTTTCCGAAGATGTCGTAGGAGACCATCATGCTGAGAGCGTTGCTGGAGAGGGTGACGAGAGACTCGAGGAACGACATCGTTTCGGCGACCAGCGCGGTGTGGTTGATGTACTTGAGGCCGTTCCAGCAGCCGTACTGGTAGCCGAGGGAGGCGCTCATCCAGGCGCGCGCGTCCTTGGTGGCGCCGCGGAGGAGTGCGGCTTTGGCGAGGTTGGTGCGGTGTCTGGAGTAGTGGAGGACCTGGCGACAGCTTTTTGCGTTGGTTAAGCGGGTGCGGTTGTTCGCGGAGGCGCTTACAATGGAGCGCACCTTGGATCGCGCGGTGACGAGATTGGAGGAGGAGGCTCGGAGGGCGGATTGGACGATTTGGAGAGGGGTGGGATTGGGAGGGACTCTAGGGCTGAGGGAGGCGTGGCATTGGGGAGGGAAGCGCGTGGCATTGCAGGCTCGGTGAATCTCCACGGCGGAGGAGTGAGGGTGGAGGTTGAGGAAGAAGAGGAGGGAGAGGAAGAAGAGGGAAGCCATGGAGAGGATGAGGAGGAAGAGGGTGGATCTGAGGATTGAGATTGGGAGGAACGTTGGTATGGGTTTAGTGGGTTTTCTCATGGTTGGTTGAGATTAATTTCAGGACTCTGTAATAATTGGAAGTAATTGGAAGggagtttttgttttgttttcagtGATTGAGAGTATTTTTAGTTCATTCAATGTCACTGTGACGTGAACAAACAGTAACCATTGGAATGAAACCGATGGATGGCGGGAAGGGATTTCACAACACAACACACTCCGTTACtatttatatttacatttaatgaaggttttttttcttctaacttttcattttcttataaatacTTGTTTCTAAACAAAAATTCAACACTCTTGTCTTTTTATAGTAGTTTTGAAATGCTACTAAATATACACATAAATATCAAGATTAAGCTATTGGGAAATTTACTACTTTGGTATAATTTCTTGAAGAAATTATTATAATCgacaaattttaattaattacaagAATAGctacttcaaaaaaaaattgtatttatattgacgtctattttttaatatcgTTGCATATACTAGTGGCATTTGCATATATTATTATAGATTTAAGCATCACAAACTATCTATAATATGACAGTTTTATATAAATCGTTACAACCATGTcacttaatattttatataaagtgATATTTTATGCATGTAAATGATATTagttaaaattgttttagtgtttttaattgaaaaacaattttattgtaAATAGTATGTAAACAACATTTTATGAACGTtatggagatcccacatcgactagagattagagtgaatataagtgggtgcaaacctcaatcccatgaaccggttttatggggttgagttaggcttaaagtccactacGTAATGAGaattttaattatcattattataactACGTATGAAATGTGGTACACTATTTACAACATTTATAATTGGaatattaaattaatgttatttatctatcaatttataatcttataatttaataaaacatattttaataattattaatataataattcaaaaacgtgtaataaaacatattcattGTATTTTAAACATAGATCAAAATTCATATAATGACACCAAAGTACTAAATACTGAAGTTAAATGTTCCACTATCCAAATACATCAAATTACCAAATATAGTAAAGTACAAAACACATGTTATTATGTAGAACGTCAAACTATAAACTTCTTGGTTTAATTCATACCAATTTTGcttatttaaaacaaacaatatctAAAGGTGGTAAAAATTATTCTGTAACAtttatagatgatttttctaTATACACCAAAGTGTATTTAAGTAAACATTAGGACTGAGATTgatttaattaagaaaattaatactTGGACCTTAGTAGATTTGCCTAAAGAAGCAAAATCCATTAGttgtaagtggatctttaaCATACTAATGGATCCATTGAGAAATATAAAGCAAATGGATTAATAGCgaaaggttttactcaaaatCCTAACATAGATTACTTTGATATTTTTGCTCCAGTTACTAGGATTTCCTCTATCCGTGTTTTGTTAGCCCTAACATCTATCCATAAGTTagtaattcaccaaatggatgttaaaatagcctttttgaatggtgaactagaagaggaaatttatatgactcaacctgaaGGATGTGTAGTTTCAggtcaaaaaaagaaaaagtatgcaaacttttaaaatatatgtatggATTGAAATAAGCACCAAAACAATGACATGAAAAAACTTaataatgttttactttgtgaaGATTTTTCTATCAATGATGTTGATAAATGTGTATTCTAGATCTGAAAATAGTGAATGTGTCATTATATGTTAATATGCGGATGGCATGCTAATTTTTGGTACATGTgatgatattgtttttaaaacaaatttttttctttcatctaagtttgaaatgaaagacatgggtgaaacaagtgtgattctaggagttaaaatcataaggaagggagatagtatattactatcccaagaacaatacactgagaaacttcttaagaagtttgATTACTATGACTTTAAGTCAGTAAGCACCTCTTATGAAGCTAActctaaattaaagaagaacaaaggaGAATATATTTCTCAAACTCAGTATGCCCAGATAATTGAGAGCTTATTACATTTAATGAGCTTTTCTAGACCAGATATTGCTTATGCAATAAGTAGACTGAGTAGGTACACTCAAtgtcttagttaggatcattgGGATGCACTTGTGAGACTCATGAAATACTTGAGAGGTACAATGGATTATGTCATTAAATATAGTGGACTTTCCGTTGTGCCAAAAGGATACAATGATGCTAATTAGAGCTTTGATGCATTACATCTTTTTCCAACccaagatttatttatttatctatttatttatttttattttctatctttTGCAATATGTGGGGGATTGTTGTAAATCTTAGATATCACAAAAGATATCAAAATAGAGTGTTGTGAAAATTAAGCAAGTGTTGCAAAAGTTACGTAGCAAACGTGTCGAAGTTTTAATTCAAATCTAAGGGGAAGGTTTCTCATACCCAAAAAACAAATGGAAGTTGGATTGTTTTTCTCTACAGTTTCAAGTTGTTCTAGTGTGACCCGATCACCTAGATCAGAGGAGCGACCTTCTCCTTTTCTGGCAACCTCCTCCTTTTCTGACCGATAACTCTTAAATTAGTTAATTTGTTCACTGTTCTCCATCTATAAATATGTGCTTCTCTTTGCTCCGAAAAACAAATCTCACTCACaactttttctcttccttttcactcctttattcttttcttttactttctAATATTTTTGGTATTCTAGGTTTTTACTCTAGAGGAGTTTACTTGCTAGTTCAGATATCCTCGGGATTATCCGAgaagttcctgttgtatcctAGGGGACTTACGCAATACACTGCGGATAAGTCCTTATAGACAGTGTTTACCCATGTCTTAGGAAACCAatattttcatgttttcaaCTTTAATTACTACATGTACCAAACCATTCGCCTTTGGTGCAAAATGTTCCAAAACATCTTACCTAGAAGGCAAACAATGTTTGCATTTTGTTTTTGATAGTTGCGAGCTCACTTTCCATCTTGACTACCTTGTCCTCCATATTTGGTGAATGCACTAGAGGAAGAATAGTTAGTGAAATGTAGTCGAGGATCTCTTAAGAGAAAGGTTAGCACAAGCTCCATATGATAGTCCTCTGACTCGACTTGGATGTTCCTTCCCAAATATGAAACCAATTGAATCATCTAGGGATATATATCTTATGTAGTTTCTAAGTTTTCCAACATTATCTCATCATTTTTTCTgcataaaattgaaataattggTAATGACTTTTATACCAAAACAACACAGTTTTAGTAAGCAAACAAGTTAGTCCAACAATAATACCAAAATAGCACATAGTTTTATCAAGCAAACCAGTCAGACTAGCAACAATACCAAAACAACACAAACACTTATACTAAAACAGGACATAGTGCATTGAAACACACACATATTGAACCAACAAACCATAAGATATTTTACATAGGTCAACGACCTTTAAACCAACATACCACATATATTGAACAAGtgaataaaaagaataaagttACCCTCAATCTTCATAGCCTCATCATTCACATAGTTTCCATTTTTTCCTCTCCTGTGTTATATTTCACATTTTAGTTCGTCCAATATTTCTAccaatctcaattttttttatattcaagaaaattaatataaaaaaatcataatatattataattgatagtaaaatataagtaaaaaaataacaaattattcCTTCTTCTTAACAAAGACATATCACCACCAATGTGAGCAATAGtttgtctttttcttatatCTCTATTTTTATTACACATGTTCTTcaaagtgaaaatgaaatcaacttttggaaaatttaaattcaatctTATTATAAATATCTAACTGTGGAAAAAATTGTACTGTCGTGGAAGGCATAACATGATAATCAACAAATATAGTCCATTGCTCTATGTTAAGACCTTTTGGAACGTTCTTCACAAGGTCATTTTTGCTCAAAGAGTCATAAAGTTCATTCCAAAACTTGCAAAACTTCTATTTTGTCTTGAAGTTTCAAGTCATCTTTTATTCACATTCCTTAGGTTTCTTCTTTCCAGATTTTGTGAAATTTTGTCTCGGTtttgagaatttttttatttttattttttggtaaaaaaatctcaaaaaaaTCACAGAAGTAGATTGATATGGTTTTTGCTAATTCTTCTtca harbors:
- the LOC137821804 gene encoding probable pectinesterase/pectinesterase inhibitor 51 translates to MRKPTKPIPTFLPISILRSTLFLLILSMASLFFLSLLFFLNLHPHSSAVEIHRACNATRFPPQCHASLSPRVPPNPTPLQIVQSALRASSSNLVTARSKVRSIVSASANNRTRLTNAKSCRQVLHYSRHRTNLAKAALLRGATKDARAWMSASLGYQYGCWNGLKYINHTALVAETMSFLESLVTLSSNALSMMVSYDIFGNDTASWRPPMTERDGFWEPSGTPGLGALPKIAENLKADAVVCKGGDCYKTVQAAVNAAPDNAEGRFVIYIKEGVYEEKVRVPYRKKNVVFLGDGMGRTVITGSANVAQPGITTYSSATVGVAGDGFMAKDLTIENTAGANAHQAVAFRSDSDLSVIENCEFIGNQDTLYAHSLRQFYKSCRILGNVDFIFGNSAAIFQDCEILVRPRQDRPEKGENNAVTAHGRTDPAQSTGFVFQNCLVNGTEEYMALYYSKPQVHKNYLGRPWKEYSRTVFIHTFFETLITPEGWMPWTGDFALNTLYYGEFENSGPGSNLTQRVPWSNQVPAEHVFSYSYQNFIQGDDWYHHFSQ